In Vulpes lagopus strain Blue_001 chromosome 15, ASM1834538v1, whole genome shotgun sequence, the sequence AGGAGTTGGTTACAGTGTCACATTCATGCTTTTAGCTAAACACTTAAAGATTCAATATtactttttcctcctctgaaatgTGTCCAGTGAAGATGTCCCACTAAGGTGTTTTACATGGTGTAAGGGAGTTGAAAGGGGTAAACGCGGATAAAGAGCAGATTACTTGACCCTACATTTTAAGAGAAGACGACGCCTTCCGGGCGCACGCCGAGCAGAACTCCACCGACACCTTATCCTTGTCCACATGAAGACACACTCCTCCCGCCGAGTCGTCCTCTTCCAGCaggtcctgctgctgctgctgctgctgctgctgctgctgctgctttcccACGGGCAGAGCGTAGTCATGGTCACCGGCGGGCGAGTCTCTGAAGAGCGAGGTGGTCAGCCGCAGTCCCACGCCGCTCAGCCGGCTCAGCAGGCGAGCCAGTCCGGTCTCGTTGGCCAGGACGGCCCGTAGGTAGCGACTCTCCTCCTGCAGTGCCTGCACGCGCTTGCCCAGCTCCCGATTCTCGGCCCGCAGCTCCTGGTTCTCGGCTGCCAGACCGCGGACCCGGCTCTCCAGCCCCATCACGTACTCCTTCTTCTTCAGCCGATTTAGACGGGCagcggccgccgccgccttccGGGGACTCTTTGTCGCCGCCTGGTTGCTGTCGTTGCCGCCACTGCCGCCGCCTCCTCCTGGGGACTTTCTCCGCCTCTTTTCGCCGCTGCCACTGTCACTGCCGCTGCTGCAGCCTCCGATGCCGTTTAACAGCCTCTGCAGCAGGTCGGAAAAGCGCTGCATCTCGGCGGCCGCGGCCTCGTCATCGTCGTCCCCTCTCCACAGGCCGCCGCTATCCGAGCCTCCGCCGGACGAGGAGAGGGGCCCGGGCGAGCTGAGCCCGGGCTCCAGGTGCCAGTCCGGTTGCCGGGGGTCCAGCAGATCTGCCAGTTCCAGCCCGGACAGAAAGTCCATGTCCTCCGTCTCCTCCCCGGGGACGCTGGCGACcgcctcctcctccatctcctcgGGCGAGGGCGCGCGCACGGCCACGCCGCCGCGGCCCCCCCTCCCGGCCTCAGAGTCGCCCTCGTCGCCCCGCGGCTGCCTGCGGCCGGGAGATCCGGCCGCCGCCGTCTCTTCCTcctcagccgccgccgccgccgccgccgccgcccggctcaGGTCCGGGGGCAGCAAGCAAGTCGCGGCCGGAGCCGGGCTCTCGCTGCGGGTTGGGGAGTCGCTGCCCGAGGCCGCCAGCAGTTTGGTCAGGCTGTGCCTCATGGGGCCCAGCGGCGGGCCCACGTAGGCCCCGGCCCCTCAGACCGGGCCTCGcgggccccaggaccccagagcccAGCGCGCGGGGCCCGGGAGCTGGCCAGAGCGAAACGGAGGGGAAGGGCCGAGTCGCCTCCCGCCCCACTTGGCTGGTCGACCCCCcgcgccggggcggggggagggacgGGAGATCGAAGCGGCGCGGCCCCGCAATGACTCGACCGCGCCGCCCAGACAACGGCCTGGCCGGAAGTCAGTCGATctcaccccagcccctcccacgGCGTTTCGCGCGCCACTGGGCTCTAGTATCGCGAGAGTTCGGTGAGGTCTCCGGTGGGGGTAGTTGCAGAATTTCAGTGATGTCATAGTCCGCAAGCGGCAAAAATAACGACAGATCCCGAGTTTATTGATAAGTGGTCTACTCTCTCCGCCCTCGCTTCTCAAGCCTCCGTATTCAAACTTCCACTTCCGGTGAAACCGCTCTCGCACAGACTTGGTCTTCTCGATACCAGATTTATGAATAACCTTAAAGCTATCCTGCATTTCCCTGGAATTTCATGACGGGTGATCGGACACCGCTTGAAATTGCTCCTTTCCCTTCCGTTTGTTATACAAGAGCCTTTCACTCAAACACAGagtagcggggggggggggggggggggggagaggtaAATGAGTCATTCATACgtgattggatttttttcaagtttttattataataatttaattagaaTGTCTAAGCCATTTCTATGCattttctaaacaaacaaaaaggttttgtccttgtctttaaaaagattccagggatccctgggtggcgcagcggtttggcgcttgtctttggcccagggcgcgatcctggagacccgggatcgaatcccacgtcgggctcccggtgcatggagcctgcttctccctctgcctatgactctgcctctctctctctctgcgactatcataaaaaaaaaaaaaaaaaaaaaaagtcataaaaagatTCCAAACCCATTTCCTGTGTGTGTACTGTAGTGGGCGTGAATGTGAGCATGTGTGGGTTCACATGTGTGTCAGTGTTTTTGTACTATCACTACCTCACGGTTTTAGTGATGGTTGTACTGCTGGTTGTGTTAACAGAGGACGTTTTGTTGAGTGAATCGtgtgtgggatttttttcctgtttgttttatcCGGGGGTTCATGAaactgacagatttttttttttttttcctgaaaaggaCTACTACCAGTTTCCAAATAGAGTATTTTCTGGTTTTTCCTGAATGAGCCtgattttgttgctgtttttcatCTATCTGGTTAAAAACAGTGCTCTGAAAATCCCTGTGGTGGGGTTGAACAGCCCTCTTGCATTCTTTTCTCTGTTGTGTTGGCAATTTTATGAATGTGCTTAGTTTTGATGACCAcaggtttttaaatgtttttgtttacattttgtattttacttattcCGGTCAGTGTTTCAGGATCATATTTTCTTTGACATCGACTTTACTTGAAATCAAAACAAATTCTAGTTTTAAAAGTAGATGTTGAAATGGGCTACATTACAGAAGCAAACTCTTCTCATTAGAACACTAAGGTTTCAACTAAATTTCTTCCAAGTTCTTTAGGAATTTCAGAAGTTTTTCCCCCTTAAGTCTACATATACACTCTTGTGACAATGTTGTGGTCTCTTTCCATACTAAAATTTACCAAGAGAGATACATCTCCATCTGGTAGAGTATACAATTCTTTGAAAAAGTTTTAACATAAggttttattgattcatttttaaaatatctgaagcatattttccttttttttaaagattttatttatttttttttaagatttatttatttgtgatagacatagagagagagagaggcagagacacaggaggagggagaagcaggctccttgccgggagcccgatgcgggactcgatcccgggactcgatcccaggactcgatcccaggactccaggatcgcgccctgggccaaaggcaggcgccaaactgctgagccacccagggatccccagattttatttatttattcatgacagacacacagagggagaagcaggctccatgcagggagcccgatgtgggacttgatcccaggtctccaggatcaggccctgggatgaaggtggcgcttaaaccgctgagccacccgggctcccctaaagcatattttctaaatttaactACAATCGTATCTACATCAATTTCTAATGGCTTGCATAAGAAAATTaccatttgagaagaatgtgttagGAAGTATAAATGCAGAATATGAAATCAAAGATAATGATTCCCGAAATCAGATGTATGAAAATACTAGTACTCAGAGAGTAATGAATATGTAAATTACCCAGAGATAGTTCTGTAGATCTCTGTAACGTTGAACATCAAAATTCTAGCAAACACCTATAGTGGTTCTAGTGATAGTTGGACCATAATAATAGAGTCTCTAAATTTAATCCCCATTGAAAATTAAAGTatcaatctctttcttttttttttttttaagattttatttattcatgagagacacacacacacacacagagagagagagagagagagagagagagaggcagagacacaggcagagggagaagcaggctccatgcagggagcctgacgtggaactcgatccggcgtcttcaggatcacaccctgggctgaaggtggcgcttaaaccgctgagccgcccgggctgccccagtctctctctttttcctttttttttttcctttccccagtcTCTTTCTTTAGAAGCTTTACTGCATAGGAAATTGCTTCACTGAAATATTCTAATGTTTTTGATAACCacagttttatgtcttttatctGTGCACAATAGAAAGAtatatatcaattttaaaattttccaaatatttcacagAATAGTAGTTTCCACTCTAATACTACCCAATATGCAGACCAAGCAATTCAACAATTAACATTTGCcatataaaaatgtttgtaaaaatatatatatatttttgggtttttttgctgaATCATCCTAAGTTTGTAGACAGGATACATCACTCCATACTTAAGTATGTATCTCTAAGAATAAGAACATTCTCTTTCATAATCATAACACTATTATTAGGTCTTGAGAAAATTAACAATCATTTACTAATATTATCTATTATCCATGCCATATTCAaatttcctcagcttccttcaaaataatcttttatagtATATACTTTCTTTTGAGCCAGGATCCAATCAAGGGTTACTTATTGCATTGAGttatatttttgtaaagtttttttccctatttctcaATCTAGAATTGTCCCTTCTACCTTTTAGCTTTTCTTAATATTGGTTTTTTGAAGAGACAAAGGCAGTTGTCTTAAAAAACGCACCACATTCTGGATGTCTGTTTTCCCCTTGGTGTTATCTAGTTCCTCTACTCCCACAGGGTATTTGATATTCGAAGCAGTTCATACGTACATTGTTTCatacaatgaaacaaaaaaattcaaaatttttaatagtaAGTCCAGCGAAAATATAGATGAAATAGGAAGACAAGACATTCCAAAAGGGGGTGAAAGTTTGCATTGGAATACAATAGACTTACAATCTTACAGTTCCTCAAGTAGAACTTCCCTGGCAAATCAAAAGGAGAAACTTTCCTTTGCTCATAAGTAGACTTTATATGATAAATTCCATAGCCACTTTTCCAGTTGGTAGGTCTTAAGAAACTTCTCCCTAGTGTACTCTGCAAAGTAGCAAATAGTCTCAATGAATAGCTACCATTATATGGTGGTTTCTTAGAGGGATAGAAAGCTAGTTCCAGAAAAGTTGGACACCGATAGATCCCAAATATCCAGAACAGTACCTGCCACAGCTTaggcttcaataaatatttgttgaataaataaataaagaacatctcCAGTTTCAGCTGAAGGCCTAACATAAAGCTCAACTAAATGAAAACGATTCTGCAAGgggcaaaaataaatatgacctACGGTatatagaagaataaaaagagaaagaaacttccaGATAACTTTACAAAATtttccaagttcaaaaagagaTGGAATTTTCATGGAAATTGCACtaaatttattagtttatttttccaagttaTATTATGCATTTTTTGCTCCTGGGctggattatttcttcttttatattttccaaatgattattGTTGCATAGGAAAGCTTTTGATCTttcctttgttaaaatttttactGATTATTCCACTGAACTTtcttaacagtttttattttcagcttaGTCATTCAAATTGTCCTGGTAGACAATTATATCACCTTATTATATATAATGACAATTTTGCCTCCTCCTCtgcaatacttttttttcattatcttaacATAATGAAATAGTTCTTCCACCATGATGTTAAATAATATTGTCAATAGCCaactttgtcttatttctgacaTTAACAGGAAATGTCTCTGGTGTCTCgctgttaaattttttaaaggctttatttatttattcatttattcatgagagatacagagaaagaggcagagacacaggcagagggagaagcaggctccctgcagggatcacaacaggagccaaaggcagatgctcaaccacttagtcacccaggcgcccctgttaatttcaaatgggtattttttttttattaggttaAGCTCAGTTGCAGGAAAGAGAAACCAATCTGgctattttaagcagaaaagtttCTAATACAGAGAATGCGTGCTTATAGTCATTGGAAGGACTGGAGGAATGGGCACTAGGCTGGGAGATCAAGAATGCCTCTCAGTACAAAGTGGCCAAACAGGCCTCTCAGGCCTGATAGAGACGTGCTATCTCTGCCCCAATTGGGAACATGGTAAAATAGAAAACTGGAATTTAGCTCCCAAGTGCACGGCTACTGCCCAAACTCTCAACCCCATGTATTATTTATTGTGGCCTAACACATTACCCAatatctaaaaacaacaacaaatatttgtttattgttgtGGCTTAAACccacaataagcatttatttcctCTTGAAGTTCTTATTGGTCAGAAATTTTCAAGTGATTTGGCTACCCAGTCTGGCTCTGGAATTTTCATGGAATTCAATCATATTTTGGCTGGGGATGCAGTCATCTGTGGGCTTGACTGGGGCTAGAGATCCACCTTCAAGATGGCTAGAGGAAGCTTCAGCTCCTCTTCCATATGGGCCTCTTCATAGGTTGTGTGAATGTCTACGCTACATGATGGCTGGCTTCCACCAGAGTGAATGATCCAAGACATCAAGGAAGCAGCTGCAATGTCTTTTATGGCCTGGTCTTAGAAGTCACATATGTTCACTTCTGTAATATTCTATTGTTCACAGTGTCAGACCTTACTCACTCTGAAGACCACACAAGGATTGAATACCGGGAGACAAGAACCATTAGGTGCTATCTTGGGGGCTGACTACCATATCCCATAAAACTAGTGAATGAATATAAGGATGCTGTTGCAGAAAAACACAGTGTTTCCAAGAATATGTTTGGCAGCAACAACAGCCAAAGAAAACAAGGGGAAAGGGCCTGTGCCTCATCTGCATCTTCCTAATATAATTGCAGAGGAGTCTGGCAAATATAGTTTGCTTTggtgtttcttttgtttcagcTTTCCTATTTTTGTAATATGGAGAAAACACATCAAAAGAGGGATTGAAATAGATAACAATTACCAATCTATCAAGTCCTCTACAAAGACCATGACTTTGTGGTACTTCAGCACCAATACATGCATTTATTGGATTTTCTATAGCAGAGGATTGGAGCAGAGATGGTAGCGAATGCAGGGAAATCAGAGTTGGAGCATAGTGCGACAGAGGCCAGAATGCTCATTTTAATCTAGTTTGCCTATTCACCCATGAAGTATAATCTTCATAAGACCATGAGAAGGTCTTACTGAGTGAAAATTGAAGACTCAGGGATTGACAGTGTTTGACCACTGTAGGATTATGTTTACAAGCACCGCATATTTGCATGGATTATGTGCAATTCCCAGTGTGCTTGCTATATTTCCATTCCTTTGTTCTCTACTCAAGAAAGCATTTCtgaatgcaaatgaatgaaaattacaCTATTGTGGACTAATATGGaatcagatttcttttatttaaaaatgaccaaCATTTGTAATCAACTAAAATAGTAACAATGTACTGGTATGTCTCCCAACTAATCAAGCAACTGAAGTTGAGAATTATTGCTTTTAGGGGAAGGGACAACAAGTGTAGAAGTTTCAGGATTAGAGATTTGGAAGGGCAAAAGCAACACTTTTCATGCTCTAATAGGAAAAACTCCACTTCTCATCTCTCACCCCAGGAACCCCAGAGCCAGAACTTGGCTGAGCTGCCCTAGTTTCCCTTTGCCAATTCCAAGTTAttactcttcttccttccttcagaaACCTCAGctctttttcaatttaattttttgagtattgaAAATTTGCAGtcatacacaaaagaaaataatgaatctcAATATACTTCTCCAGATGTAACCATTATCAAGATTTTGCCACACTTGCTTAATCTCCCTGCCTTGTTTTGCTCAAGTACTGTGAGGTAAAGATTCTAGACATCATGTCATTTTATCCTTACATGTGTCAGTATGCATTTTTAACTGtaaggtcattttttttccctatgacaACAATGTCATGGTTGTAACCAGTAATATTATTATGGATTTCTTGGTATCATTTGAACCCAGTCACTATTCAGTTGTTCCACAAATTTCTATCTACAGATGACTTGATTGATTCAGGatctgttggaccctggctcacgggtgccaacgtgtccctgTGGACGCCCCaaagactcagaccccagacaggcagatgcaattagcaagagggtttattgaacgtttgcgcaaacgggctctccgcctccgaggaggaaaagagccctgattagcaattacaggtattttttaaaaggcaaaaggaaagaaaccgcctaaagacaaaagaaccgcaggagtcgcatagcatccaggttgatttctcaggtcaacatgaacctattcagggacattcctttttttttttttttttaattttattttattttttatttatttatgatagtcacagagagagagagagagaggcagagcacacaggcagagggagaagcaggctccatgcaccaggagcctgacgtgggattcgatcccgggtctccaggatcgcgccctgggccaaaggcaggcgccaaaccactgcgccacccagggatcccttcagggacattccaatcagggtgtggagggaaatggttttcttattgtaaacagaatgcttttagttgctaaaatttcaggaaggcacctggatgggctgcctctggattagggatggttctacttacaaggggggaggtttcttcattccctcctcttgtttgggctgattttaaccttaaaatcttagggaacatttatttcttcagtttggagggcccgacattgttgagttaataccagagcttgggtaatagacaatctttctcggatgaactggagcagccggttgaggacgcaggggccgaaagttagcagcaggagcaggataactagagggcccataatggtagagctTAGGGTGGTCagccagggagactgattaaaccagctttcaaaccagccctgctgggcctcccgatccctttgtcttttatttagcctatccctgagtttggccatggagtctctgatgactccagaatggcctgcatagaaacagcattcttctcctagggccgcacacagtcctccctctttcaggagtagtaaatccaagcctctcctgttttgaagtgctacttctgaaagtgaggtgagggactgttctaacttagaaacggactgctctagtgcccgtagatcctcatctacagctgtttggagttctaaataacgtcgtgagccctggatcagagcagctgcgccagtacccaccccagtagtgacccctagtcccaacataacggctaaggttagggagacaggttcaggccgaaaacgggtgggatgtttatcatactgattttctagagtttcagcagggtgatagaacaccctgggtatgatctgcaccatgacacagaagtcgtttgagctatttagaaccttagctgacacacagggggtgaggcctttgttgcatgcccaccaagttcccggctggggctccaggtaagaatCAGTCCCCAAAATCGGGGTGGTAGTGTTGCAGAGTCCCTGGtagccccggggagggggggtgttcCTATGCAGGTTCCCTGTCCTGAAACTTCTGTAAGGGTGAGTTGTGGTTGGGAGTCGGGTGTGCATCCCTGAGTGCCAGTGATGTTATTATAGGTCCCTGGAGTAGCAATTCCCTCataataaggggggggggggatgcaagGCAGAGCCAGCAGGATTTAGTTACATCGGGGCCGGTTCGATTAAGGGCCAGGAATGCCCCTATAAGATTAAACAGTCGTAGTCCCGTCTCAGGTGACGACCGAGGGGTTGGAGTGACCGCGAAGTTATTGGGTGTGGCACTCCCTGCAGCTAGGGCCGGGGCTGTTAGTTTAGCAGGAGCTCTTTGTTCCCCAAGGACCGATCGCCACTGGGTCTGgggattctatttttagtttaattctgaatataaaaccatcatctgttctttctttgtataACCTGAGTCCCCACGTATATCCATTGGCCCAGTAAGTAGACCTTTTCCCGGGCTCCGTGAAGGATATCCGTAGGGGATGACACCACCCTTGGCAGGGCCCATAATTAAGGGTTTTCCATTTGCTAAATgtcgggtgagtatagttagccttgacagtgatataatcccaggaggaggagggcctccattCTGTGTCCcccgtagtctcgcacccccaatttttacaatagaagtattcccctcctccacaggtgggatttagcctgcgatctctgtggtacccgggacagacataaaagggaagagtgctgagcatggcccttctgtcaggcgtgccacatcctccccatgggtctaatcccagtcgccctggagggctttcttggttaggggctctagaggtgtcgaagtatccctctaggtcccatgggctaggggcccctatggttagcttgcataggtcaggatataggttaggccaccaggttcccacgggggcggtcttagttatagaccagacctcgtcacccccagacgttagtacctgccaggttaaccttttaagggcatgagggtcacctttggcggaggtgaagagcgctaggagaggtaggaatataacaactgtcattgaacaatttttgaaagtcttatcttgagcgggttttgggtgcggtggagcttccattggggtggctcgccaggtccgtcctggctggcgtcagcggtgctcgttgatggggcgcgcttcacgtgtgaggcgtggacccaagcagcaatgccgtctacctttaaggcggttggggtggtcagtagtacagtgtatgggcccttccagcggggctcaagcgtcctggactgatgtctcctgatgtagacggagtcaccgatctggaacgggtgtgggccggttgtgtctccggggcggtagacagccgcaaggggtttccagatctggcgctggataatctggagcgcctttagcctgtcctgtaaaccgggagtgttagcaagagggtcaatagcagaatctagtaagcccgtcactggtgggggacctccatagagaatctcgtaaggagttagcccatggcgcgcgggagtgttccggactcggaacaggaccatggggaggagttggacccagtctctagtgccagtctccaatgtcaatttagttagggtctctttaattgttctattcattctttctacctgacctgagctctggggtctgtatgcacaatgtaatttccaatttatccccagtaatctggccaccaactgacttacctgggagacgaaggcggggccgttgtccgaccctattaccttgggcagtccaaaccgggggaaaatttcttccaggattttcttgacaaccacctgggcggTTTCTCGCTTGGTGGGGAATGCTTCTGTCCAGCCTGAAAAGGTATCTATAAACACTAGGAGGTACTTGTTACCATATTTACCTGGCTTGATTTCGGTGAAGTCTACTTCCCAATTAGTTCCGGGTCTTTCTCCCCTCATCCTGGTTCCCTCAAGCATCTTGAGGTGTTTGGCATTTACCTTAGCACAGGGTACACAAGCGTCGGTTACCTGTTGGATCAGGGAGGGGAGTTTGGGAATGTAGTAAGTCTGACCTCTCCGAGGAGTGCTTTTAATGTTTTGTGTCCAAGGTGAGTCCATCGGTGGAGGTGAGTCACCAGTTCTTTGGCCCTTTTCTGGGGCAGGACCGTCTTCCCTTGGTGTTTCCAGACCTTCATTTGCTCGTCATATTTTGCCCCTATTTGCTGGACGATATCTAGGTCGCTGTCTGAGTACTCGAGAGAGAGTTGCCCCGGTGTCCGGACAGCCTCTGGTACTTGTAGGGAGAGggcctgtgggcctagtgcagcggcccgtgctgtttcatcggccatcctgttcccctctgctactgggtattgcctcgctgatgcccaggacagtgaatTATACTCAGTTTTCTCGGCAGAAAGAGGGAATGGAGAtcttgtatttcttctctgtttttgatgtttttaccTGCTGAGGTTAGGAGACCCCTTCTAcggtatatttctccatgaaTATGGGCAGTTGCAAAAGCATATCTGctgtcagtataaatgttgacctttttgTCCTTAGCCTTTCTTAGGGCCCGAGTTAGGGCTTTAAGCTCTGCCCTTTGAGCTGAAGTCCCAGGCTCTAGAGCACTGGCCCAGATGACAGTTTTCCCATCTACCACGGCTGCCCCGGCTTTAcgctcaccatttcgtagaaagctactcccctcggtgtaccaggttgcttcagcacctggcaaaggctggtccgtcaagtcccctctggtgccatggacttcagctaggatctggtggcaatcatgcattactagggagggggactcggtttctggaagcaaggtggccgggtttagggatgtagccgttccaaaccgtatccgctcggaattcagtaacatggcctgataatgggtgacccggcgtttgagagccatcgatcagggggctggcgggtgactgtctctatggcgtggggggccaccacagtgaggggttggccgAAAGTCAACTtgtctgagtcttttaccaggactgccacagccgctattattcggagacatgggggccatcctgcagccacgctgtctaatttttttgaaaagtatgccacgggcctttccagggtcccagttattgagttaggacccctttgggtattccttggtgttcatcaacatatagcgcaaatggcttggttacatctgggaggctcagggcaggggcggtcaataaggccctttttattttgtcaaaagccaattgttgctcctttccccagtggtagggggtgttggatttcgtgagaggatataggggagccgccatcTCTGCAAACCcaggtacccagaggcggcagaacccggcactgccgaggaactctcgtagccctttggcattagtgggtgctgggatcagggctacagcctttttgcggccctccgtcagccacctctggcctcctccaggggatatcccagataggtcactcgtctctggcctatttgggcctttttggcggaggccctataccccagtcctcccagtctctcaagcagggcccccgtaccttttacacaatcctgttctgtcttagctgccaggagcaaatcatccacgtactgcaggaggacgaggtccggatggccaactcggaagtctgccaaatCCCGATGCAAGGCTTCATCGAACAaagtgggggagtttttgaatccctgtggcagccttgtccaagtgagttgtcctgagaatcccatctcaggatctttccattcaaaggcaaaaataggctggctttgagagcttaactttaggcaaaagaatgcatcttttagatctaACACCGTATACCAGACATGGCTTGGGGGTAAGGTACTGAGTTCGGCTGGGGGTTCGGCACCGTGGGATGTATGTCCTCTGTCCTCCAGTTAACCTCCCGTAAATCTTGTACCGGCCGGTAAT encodes:
- the CREBZF gene encoding CREB/ATF bZIP transcription factor isoform X2, yielding MRHSLTKLLAASGSDSPTRSESPAPAATCLLPPDLSRAAAAAAAAAEEEETAAAGSPGRRQPRGDEGDSEAGRGGRGGVAVRAPSPEEMEEEAVASVPGEETEDMDFLSGLELADLLDPRQPDWHLEPGLSSPGPLSSSGGGSDSGGLWRGDDDDEAAAAEMQRFSDLLQRLLNGIGGCSSGSDSGSGEKRRRKSPGGGGGSGGNDSNQAATKSPRKAAAAAARLNRLKKKEYVMGLESRVRGLAAENQELRAENRELGKRVQALQEESRYLRAVLANETGLARLLSRLSGVGLRLTTSLFRDSPAGDHDYALPVGKQQQQQQQQQQQQDLLEEDDSAGGVCLHVDKDKVSVEFCSACARKASSSLKM
- the CREBZF gene encoding CREB/ATF bZIP transcription factor isoform X1 is translated as MRHSLTKLLAASGSDSPTRSESPAPAATCLLPPDLSRAAAAAAAAAEEEETAAAGSPGRRQPRGDEGDSEAGRGGRGGVAVRAPSPEEMEEEAVASVPGEETEDMDFLSGLELADLLDPRQPDWHLEPGLSSPGPLSSSGGGSDSGGLWRGDDDDEAAAAEMQRFSDLLQRLLNGIGGCSSGSDSGSGEKRRRKSPGGGGGSGGNDSNQAATKSPRKAAAAAARLNRLKKKEYVMGLESRVRGLAAENQELRAENRELGKRVQALQEESRYLRAVLANETGLARLLSRLSGVGLRLTTSLFRDSPAGDHDYALPVGKQQQQQQQQQQQQDLLEEDDSAGGVCLHVDKDKVSVEFCSACARKASSSLKIFFFR